From the Anabaena sphaerica FACHB-251 genome, the window TAAAATCCTTGGGAGCGATCGCACCTCTAGGTGGAATAGCATTAATGGCTGGTTGGGGTGCTTTGGCTATTACTGCTGCAACTATCAAGTTTTGATAAACATTAGCCCAAAAATTATGTAGAGATGTTTCATGAAACGTCTCTACTTTAATCTTAAAATATCTAATCAAGAATACAAACTTTGAGCCTGACAATATATTTTCTTTGGAGGCTCATCAAAATATTTAAACAACACTGAACAAAACCAACCTTCTAAATTGTGATTTTCCCAACGATACCAATAACCATTATATTCTGGACGTAAAGCAATTAACTCAGCTTGATAACCAGGAAAAGGACTACCAGAAAATATCATTTTAAAACCTTCATCACTATTCTTGATATCCTGAATTAAGATATCAATCATTTCTGGAATACCACTTACAAAAGGTTCTTTAACTATTCCCAGCTTTTCATCATCAAACACCCATGTATAATTATACCGATATGGGAAAATGACCATAATTGCATTATTCATATTCACCTTTGATTTTATTTTACTAAACCCTCATGTCTACAACATCAGAAATAGCAGTTGAATTTAGAGATGTCAGTTTTGAAATTAATCACCGTCTCCTATTATCTAACTTAAATCTTAGCATTTATCAAGGGGAAGCATTGATTTTATTGGGGCGCAGTGGTAGCGGAAAAACCACGACTCTAAAATTAATCAATCATTTACTTGTACCCACCCAGGGACAGGTTTTAGTAAGTTCCCGTCCGACGACTAACTGGGACGCTATAAAACTCAGAAGAAGAATAGGTTACGTCATCCAAGAAACAGGCTTATTTCCTCATTTTACCGTCGGTGAAAATGTCGGACTTGTACCATCTTTAGAAAAATGGCCAGCACAGAAAATTGAGGCGCGAGTATATGAAATGTTAGACTTAGTTGGACTAGAACCCAAACAATTTGCTCAACGTTATCCCCATCAACTATCAGGAGGTCAGCGTCAAAGAGTTGGAGTTGCTAGGGCTTTAGCCGCAGATCCACCTATATTATTAATGGATGAACCCTTTGGCGCACTTGATCCTATTACTCGTTTAGAATTACAACAACAGTTTCAATATTTGCAAAGACAACTAGGAAAAACCGTGATCTTTGTCACCCATGATATTCAAGAAGCTTTCTTTTTAGCAACAAGAATTGGTTTAATGTATGCAGGAAAGTTAGTAGCTTTAGGAACGAGAAGAGAATTTATCCAATCTCAACATCCAGAAGCACAGGCTTTTTTAGCTTGTTTAAATGCTGCAAATAATTGGGAACAACTTAATTAAAATTAGATAAAGGACTATAAAAATTATGTTTTTATTTCAATATGCTTCAGAAATTATTCTTCGCAGCGGCGAACATTTAATATTAGTCGCTATAGCCATGACAGTAGCCATTTCTATTGGTATTCCTGTCGGTATTTTTATTACCCGTCAACCAAAACTAGCTTCTTCTATTCTTGGTTTAGCAAACGCCATTCAAACCATCCCTAGTTTAGCCATTTTTGGTTTCTTGATTTCTGTTCCTTTTTTAGGAGGAATTGGTAAAATTCCCGCTATATTTGCCCTTACACTTTACGCCTTATTACCCATTATTCGTAATACTTGTATCGGCATTAATAGTATCAATCCCGCTATTAAAGAAGCTGGTATAGGGATGGGAATGACGGATAAACAATTATTATTGCAAGTAGAAATTCCTCTGGCTTTACCAGTTATTTTAGCAGGTGTGAGAGTTGCAACTGTCATATCTGTAGGAATTGCTACGATTGCTGCTGCTATTGGTGGTGGTGGTTTAGGAGTATTTATTTTTAGAGGAATTTCCACAGTTAACAATGAATTGATTTTAGCAGGTGCAATACCGGCTGCTTTTATCGCTTTGAGTGCAGATTTTGGTTTAGGATTATTAGAAAAAAATCTAACTAAACAAACAGAAAATAAAGGTAATTTTAATCAAAAAATAGGTTTTATCTTAGGAATAATCTGTTTAATTATAGCCGGATTAATAGCATTTAACTATCAACAAACACCAGCAACAATTATTATTGGGTCAAAAAATTTTACTGAACAAGTTATTTTAGGAGAAATTCTAGCTCAACAAATAGAAACTCACACCAAATTAAACGTAGATCGCCGTTTTAATTTAGGAGGTACATTTATCTGTCATGAAGCAGTTAAAGCAGGTAAAATAGCGGGTTATGTAGAATATACAGGTACAGCATTTACAGCAGTTT encodes:
- a CDS encoding DUF6717 family protein, which encodes MNNAIMVIFPYRYNYTWVFDDEKLGIVKEPFVSGIPEMIDILIQDIKNSDEGFKMIFSGSPFPGYQAELIALRPEYNGYWYRWENHNLEGWFCSVLFKYFDEPPKKIYCQAQSLYS
- a CDS encoding ATP-binding cassette domain-containing protein codes for the protein MSTTSEIAVEFRDVSFEINHRLLLSNLNLSIYQGEALILLGRSGSGKTTTLKLINHLLVPTQGQVLVSSRPTTNWDAIKLRRRIGYVIQETGLFPHFTVGENVGLVPSLEKWPAQKIEARVYEMLDLVGLEPKQFAQRYPHQLSGGQRQRVGVARALAADPPILLMDEPFGALDPITRLELQQQFQYLQRQLGKTVIFVTHDIQEAFFLATRIGLMYAGKLVALGTRREFIQSQHPEAQAFLACLNAANNWEQLN
- a CDS encoding glycine betaine ABC transporter substrate-binding protein, which translates into the protein MFLFQYASEIILRSGEHLILVAIAMTVAISIGIPVGIFITRQPKLASSILGLANAIQTIPSLAIFGFLISVPFLGGIGKIPAIFALTLYALLPIIRNTCIGINSINPAIKEAGIGMGMTDKQLLLQVEIPLALPVILAGVRVATVISVGIATIAAAIGGGGLGVFIFRGISTVNNELILAGAIPAAFIALSADFGLGLLEKNLTKQTENKGNFNQKIGFILGIICLIIAGLIAFNYQQTPATIIIGSKNFTEQVILGEILAQQIETHTKLNVDRRFNLGGTFICHEAVKAGKIAGYVEYTGTAFTAVLKEKVITDPQLVYEKVKKEYQDQFKLTVMPSLGFENTFAMIIRGEDAKKWQIKTLSEVAKYTPQMQAGFGYEFVERADGYPGLSKTYGLKFANIKQMELGLIYQALKEKQVDFIAANSTDGLIPVLNLVILEDDKKYFPPYQAVPIFNQAILQQYPELTKTINQLAGKISTTEIQKMNYQVDNQSQSVAEVVSEWLKSKQL